From a region of the Pectobacterium aquaticum genome:
- the dolP gene encoding division/outer membrane stress-associated lipid-binding lipoprotein, which produces MRISSAFAVLSVALLLQGCVGVVAVGSAVATKTATDPRTVGTQVDDGTLEVRVMNAISKDEQLKKDARIVATAYQGKVLLTGQAPSTEMASRAKQIALGVDGAAEVYNEIRQGTPVSMGTASMDTWITTKVRSQILASDTVKSSNVKVTTENGEVFLLGLVTQREGTSAAEIASKVGSVKHVTTAFTYLQ; this is translated from the coding sequence ATGAGGATAAGTTCTGCATTTGCCGTGCTGTCTGTCGCCCTGTTGCTACAAGGCTGTGTTGGGGTTGTTGCTGTTGGCAGTGCTGTGGCAACCAAAACGGCCACTGATCCGCGTACTGTAGGCACGCAGGTTGACGATGGCACACTGGAAGTCCGAGTGATGAATGCCATTAGCAAAGACGAGCAGTTGAAAAAGGATGCCCGTATCGTTGCAACGGCTTATCAGGGGAAAGTGTTGTTAACAGGGCAAGCGCCGAGCACAGAAATGGCAAGCCGAGCTAAGCAAATCGCCCTCGGCGTGGACGGCGCAGCCGAAGTCTACAACGAAATACGCCAAGGTACGCCAGTTTCAATGGGAACCGCCTCCATGGATACCTGGATCACCACTAAAGTTCGCTCGCAGATCCTGGCAAGCGACACGGTTAAATCCTCTAACGTCAAAGTCACAACGGAAAACGGTGAAGTTTTCCTGTTAGGTCTGGTGACACAGCGTGAAGGCACCTCCGCCGCAGAAATCGCCAGTAAAGTTGGCAGCGTGAAGCACGTCACGACGGCCTTCACCTACCTGCAATAA
- the diaA gene encoding DnaA initiator-associating protein DiaA, whose product MLDRIKVCFTESIQTQIAAAEALPDAISRGAIAMVQSLLNGNKILCCGNGTSAANSQHFAASMINRFEAERPSLPAIALNADNVVLTAIANDRLHEEVYAKQVRALGQAGDVLLAISTRGNSRDIVKAVESAVTRDMTIVALTGYDGGELAGLLGPQDVEIRIPSHRSARIQEMHMLTVNCLCDLIDNTLFPHQND is encoded by the coding sequence GTGCTGGATAGAATAAAAGTTTGTTTTACCGAGAGTATTCAAACGCAGATTGCAGCGGCAGAAGCCTTGCCAGACGCCATTTCCCGTGGCGCGATTGCGATGGTTCAGTCTCTGCTAAACGGCAACAAAATTCTGTGCTGCGGTAACGGAACATCAGCAGCCAATTCGCAGCATTTTGCCGCCAGCATGATTAACCGCTTTGAAGCAGAGCGCCCCAGCTTACCGGCTATCGCACTTAATGCGGATAATGTGGTCTTAACTGCGATAGCGAATGACCGTTTGCATGAAGAGGTCTATGCCAAACAAGTCAGAGCATTAGGTCAGGCTGGCGACGTACTACTGGCGATTTCAACCCGTGGCAACAGCCGCGATATTGTTAAAGCTGTAGAGTCTGCCGTTACCCGCGACATGACGATTGTCGCCCTGACAGGCTACGATGGCGGAGAACTGGCTGGGCTGCTCGGGCCGCAGGATGTGGAGATTCGCATCCCATCACACCGCAGCGCTCGTATTCAGGAAATGCACATGCTGACAGTAAATTGCCTGTGCGATTTAATTGATAACACACTTTTTCCACACCAGAACGATTGA
- a CDS encoding YraN family protein, translating into MNQRAAGAVYEQQARRYLERAGLTFTAANVTLRGGELDLIMRDRHIWVFVEVRYRRNAHFGDAAASVTRRKQQRLLHAAAVWLAQRGASFDTVDCRFDVLAITGDRFDWIPNAFAAQG; encoded by the coding sequence CTGAATCAGCGAGCGGCTGGCGCAGTTTACGAACAACAGGCCCGGCGTTATCTTGAACGCGCGGGCCTGACCTTCACTGCGGCGAATGTTACGCTACGCGGCGGTGAACTGGATTTGATCATGCGCGATCGCCATATTTGGGTATTTGTCGAGGTTCGCTATCGACGCAACGCCCATTTTGGTGATGCCGCAGCCAGCGTCACCCGACGCAAACAGCAGCGGTTGTTGCACGCCGCCGCCGTGTGGTTGGCACAGCGAGGTGCCAGCTTTGACACGGTGGATTGCCGTTTTGACGTGCTGGCCATTACGGGCGATCGGTTCGACTGGATCCCCAATGCCTTTGCCGCACAGGGATAA
- a CDS encoding penicillin-binding protein activator gives MLPFHFVRTQAGRVIPVLLAALFLAGCPSHAPQSPPPEVQGKADASSDYYLQQMQQSSDNNKADWQLLAIRSLLQEGKAPQASQQFNTLPEKLSATQKQERQLLSAELSVTQNNMDAAKAALSQLDVGALSDQQKQRYYQTQIKTAQGRPSIELLRAYIAQEPLLKGDEHQMNLDQTWLALTQMSPQESNSLLINANENVLQGWVDLLNNYQDNRTSPDQLKSAIQDWQTRYPHHPATKTLPTQLNQVINYQQSSVNSIALLLPLNGQAQVFANAIQQGFNAAKNGQIAIAAVSASVAPPSDATQTEQVTPPSGGQSTQSPAPYSDQAVASPTPAPQAPATSAGLSSSLPVKVYDTSSQPLANILNQAQQDGASLVIGPLLKNEVDQLTNSQSPLNILALNQPEHVENSPNICYFALSPEDEARDAAKFIHQQGKQQPLVLAPRGALGDRIINAFAQAWNQQSGTSALQQRFGNTAELKQAINSGAGLSLSGQPVSVSQQQAPSGTTIGGLTIPSQVQPTSTSSVSGNIDAVYIIATPDELALIKPMIDMRTTSHARPALYASSRSFQAGLGPDFRLEMEGLQFSDIPLLAGANPALMQQVSSQFKNDYSLVRLYAMGMDAWTLASHFGEMRQIPGHQIPGATGMLSAGPDCTINRQLTWQQYRQGQLVPVL, from the coding sequence ATGCTTCCCTTTCATTTCGTCCGTACCCAGGCAGGGCGTGTTATCCCTGTTTTGTTAGCGGCACTGTTTCTCGCAGGCTGTCCAAGCCATGCACCGCAGAGCCCGCCACCCGAGGTTCAGGGCAAAGCTGACGCATCATCCGATTATTATCTGCAGCAGATGCAGCAAAGTAGCGATAATAACAAGGCTGACTGGCAATTACTTGCTATTCGTTCCCTGCTACAGGAAGGGAAAGCCCCTCAGGCAAGCCAGCAGTTCAACACGCTGCCAGAAAAATTGAGTGCGACGCAAAAGCAAGAACGGCAGTTACTCAGTGCGGAACTGTCCGTCACCCAAAACAATATGGATGCGGCCAAGGCAGCGCTGAGCCAGCTTGATGTGGGCGCGCTTTCCGATCAGCAAAAGCAGCGTTACTACCAGACGCAAATCAAAACAGCACAAGGGCGCCCTTCCATTGAGCTGCTGCGGGCCTATATCGCCCAAGAGCCGCTGCTGAAAGGCGACGAGCATCAGATGAACCTCGATCAAACCTGGCTGGCATTGACGCAAATGTCGCCACAGGAGTCGAACTCGCTGCTGATTAATGCGAATGAAAATGTGCTGCAAGGCTGGGTCGATCTGCTTAATAACTATCAGGATAACCGGACTTCTCCCGATCAGTTAAAGAGCGCGATTCAGGATTGGCAAACCCGCTATCCGCACCATCCGGCTACAAAAACGCTGCCTACGCAGTTGAATCAGGTCATTAACTACCAGCAGTCATCGGTGAACAGCATCGCCTTGCTGTTGCCACTCAATGGTCAGGCGCAGGTTTTCGCTAATGCCATCCAGCAAGGTTTTAACGCAGCAAAGAACGGTCAGATAGCCATCGCAGCCGTCTCTGCCTCTGTCGCACCACCATCGGATGCCACACAAACCGAACAGGTTACCCCTCCGTCAGGGGGGCAGAGTACCCAATCGCCCGCGCCGTACAGCGATCAGGCGGTAGCCTCCCCGACGCCTGCACCACAAGCACCGGCGACCAGCGCGGGGCTGTCCAGTTCGCTCCCAGTTAAAGTGTATGATACGTCTTCACAGCCGCTGGCGAATATTCTCAATCAGGCTCAGCAGGATGGCGCCTCGCTGGTCATCGGTCCGCTGCTGAAAAATGAAGTGGATCAGTTAACGAACAGCCAGTCACCGCTGAATATTTTGGCATTGAACCAGCCGGAACACGTCGAAAATAGCCCTAACATCTGCTATTTCGCCCTCTCTCCAGAAGATGAAGCCCGAGACGCGGCAAAATTTATCCATCAGCAGGGTAAACAGCAGCCGCTGGTCTTAGCCCCTCGCGGGGCGCTGGGCGACCGTATCATTAACGCATTCGCTCAGGCCTGGAACCAGCAAAGCGGCACCAGCGCTCTGCAACAGCGCTTTGGCAACACGGCAGAGTTAAAACAGGCCATCAATAGCGGCGCGGGCTTAAGCCTGAGCGGCCAGCCTGTTAGCGTGTCGCAGCAGCAGGCACCATCGGGCACCACCATCGGTGGCTTAACCATTCCTTCTCAGGTTCAACCGACGTCCACTTCGTCCGTAAGTGGCAACATTGATGCGGTCTATATCATCGCAACGCCAGATGAGTTGGCGCTGATTAAGCCGATGATCGATATGCGCACCACGTCACACGCACGTCCAGCGCTCTACGCCAGCTCACGTAGCTTCCAGGCTGGATTAGGGCCAGACTTCCGCCTCGAAATGGAAGGGTTGCAGTTCAGCGATATCCCACTGTTAGCCGGCGCTAACCCAGCGCTGATGCAGCAGGTCAGCAGCCAGTTTAAAAACGATTACTCGTTAGTCCGCCTGTATGCGATGGGGATGGATGCCTGGACGCTCGCCAGCCACTTTGGTGAAATGCGCCAGATTCCGGGCCACCAGATTCCTGGCGCTACGGGGATGTTAAGCGCAGGGCCGGATTGCACCATCAATCGGCAGCTAACCTGGCAGCAATATCGTCAGGGCCAACTGGTCCCCGTTCTCTGA
- the rsmI gene encoding 16S rRNA (cytidine(1402)-2'-O)-methyltransferase: MNQDQQADISASTLYIVPTPIGNLGDITQRALAVLASVDLIAAEDTRHTGLLLQHFAINARLFALHDHNEQQKADVLLAKLQSGQSIALVSDAGTPLINDPGYHLVRRCREAGVRVVPLPGACAAITALSASGLPSDRFCYEGFLPAKTKGRKDKLRELGEETRTLIFYESTHRLLDSLQDISEVLGAERYVVLAREITKTWESIHGAPVGELLAWVKEDENRRKGEMVLIVEGHQVDDSALSAEALRTLTLLRAELPLKKAAALAAEIHGVKKNALYRYGLEQEGDSSESGDDK; encoded by the coding sequence ATGAATCAAGACCAACAAGCAGACATTTCTGCATCTACCCTCTACATTGTCCCCACGCCAATCGGCAATCTGGGCGACATCACGCAGCGTGCGCTGGCGGTATTGGCGAGCGTTGATCTGATCGCCGCAGAGGATACCCGCCATACCGGTCTGCTGTTACAACATTTTGCGATTAATGCGCGACTGTTCGCATTACACGATCATAACGAACAACAAAAAGCGGATGTGTTACTGGCTAAATTACAGTCAGGACAAAGCATCGCGCTGGTTTCCGATGCGGGCACGCCGCTGATTAACGACCCCGGCTACCATTTGGTTCGACGCTGCCGCGAAGCGGGCGTTCGCGTGGTGCCGTTACCGGGGGCTTGCGCAGCGATCACGGCGCTCTCCGCGTCCGGTTTGCCGTCTGACCGTTTTTGCTATGAGGGTTTTCTGCCTGCCAAAACCAAAGGACGCAAAGATAAGCTGCGTGAGCTAGGGGAAGAAACCCGCACCCTGATTTTCTATGAATCCACACATCGTCTTTTGGACAGCCTGCAGGATATCAGCGAAGTGCTGGGAGCCGAGCGCTACGTGGTGTTAGCGCGTGAAATCACCAAAACCTGGGAATCTATCCACGGCGCGCCCGTGGGCGAACTGCTGGCTTGGGTGAAAGAAGATGAGAACCGCCGTAAAGGGGAAATGGTGCTGATTGTGGAAGGGCATCAGGTTGATGACAGCGCGCTGTCGGCGGAAGCGCTGCGCACGCTGACGCTATTGCGTGCTGAGCTGCCGCTGAAGAAAGCGGCTGCGCTGGCGGCTGAAATTCACGGCGTGAAGAAAAACGCGCTTTACCGCTACGGGCTGGAGCAAGAAGGCGATAGCAGTGAATCGGGGGATGACAAGTAG